Proteins encoded by one window of Pelmatolapia mariae isolate MD_Pm_ZW linkage group LG14, Pm_UMD_F_2, whole genome shotgun sequence:
- the si:dkey-52l18.4 gene encoding uncharacterized protein si:dkey-52l18.4 isoform X2 has product MYTYLLGVISFVYVFHAGLCAEECQLSILAKREMDYVPEGGILLLSCVVQHCGNNWTAAWMWENSTYDFRKPVKESERHHLTNKTISASQTKLFLNIQSVNQSDEGSYGCMVVWDTGVSENGHRTHVNITAGPSPRKLLHRVLICACALLCLPIILELARCLSSEVKPQPLPRAQVIYEVPYATQPTILAPRPPPRCPVPQKCKTSPPKVPPKVKRKPEVMYAVISQGALKQQGATRQPAQSATVYSSLRFDNH; this is encoded by the exons ATGTATACCTATCTCCTCGGTGTCATCAGCTTCGTTTATGTCTTCCATGCTG GTCTCTGTGCTGAAGAATGCCAACTTAGTATTTTGGCAAAACGCGAGATGGATTATGTGCCAGAAGGGGGCATCTTGTTATTGTCCTGTGTAGTTCAGCACTGTGGAAACAACTGGACCGCTGCCTGGATGTGGGAAAATTCAACATATGATTTTAGGAAGCCTGTGAAGGAAAGCGAGAGACACCATTTGACCAACAAGACAATTTCAGCCAGTCAGACAAAGCTATTCTTAAACATCCAGAGTGTCAACCAGTCGGATGAAGGTTCCTATGGATGCATGGTTGTTTGGGATACAGGTGTAAGTGAAAATGGACATCGCACACACGTGAACATTACCGCAG GTCCCTCTCCAAGGAAACTCCTGCACAGGGTTTTGATCTGTGCTTGTGCATTACTCTGCCTTCCCATCATCCTGGAATTGGCTCGCTGTCTGAGCTCAGAGGTCAAACCACAGCCACTTCCTAGGGCACAGGTCATATATGAAGTTCCATACGCAACCCAACCAACCATCTTGGCTCCACGACCTCCACCTCGATGCCCGGTACCACAGAAATGCAAAACATCCCCTCCCAAAG ttcCACCTAAAGTCAAGAGGAAGCCAGAA GTGATGTATGCAGTGATTTCACAAGGTGCACTGAAGCAGCAGGGAGCCACGAGACAGCCTGCCCAATCTGCAACTGTCTACTCATCCCTCAGATTTGACAACCACTAA
- the si:dkey-52l18.4 gene encoding uncharacterized protein si:dkey-52l18.4 isoform X1 — MYTYLLGVISFVYVFHAGLCAEECQLSILAKREMDYVPEGGILLLSCVVQHCGNNWTAAWMWENSTYDFRKPVKESERHHLTNKTISASQTKLFLNIQSVNQSDEGSYGCMVVWDTGVSENGHRTHVNITAALITGPSPRKLLHRVLICACALLCLPIILELARCLSSEVKPQPLPRAQVIYEVPYATQPTILAPRPPPRCPVPQKCKTSPPKVPPKVKRKPEVMYAVISQGALKQQGATRQPAQSATVYSSLRFDNH; from the exons ATGTATACCTATCTCCTCGGTGTCATCAGCTTCGTTTATGTCTTCCATGCTG GTCTCTGTGCTGAAGAATGCCAACTTAGTATTTTGGCAAAACGCGAGATGGATTATGTGCCAGAAGGGGGCATCTTGTTATTGTCCTGTGTAGTTCAGCACTGTGGAAACAACTGGACCGCTGCCTGGATGTGGGAAAATTCAACATATGATTTTAGGAAGCCTGTGAAGGAAAGCGAGAGACACCATTTGACCAACAAGACAATTTCAGCCAGTCAGACAAAGCTATTCTTAAACATCCAGAGTGTCAACCAGTCGGATGAAGGTTCCTATGGATGCATGGTTGTTTGGGATACAGGTGTAAGTGAAAATGGACATCGCACACACGTGAACATTACCGCAG CTCTCATCACAGGTCCCTCTCCAAGGAAACTCCTGCACAGGGTTTTGATCTGTGCTTGTGCATTACTCTGCCTTCCCATCATCCTGGAATTGGCTCGCTGTCTGAGCTCAGAGGTCAAACCACAGCCACTTCCTAGGGCACAGGTCATATATGAAGTTCCATACGCAACCCAACCAACCATCTTGGCTCCACGACCTCCACCTCGATGCCCGGTACCACAGAAATGCAAAACATCCCCTCCCAAAG ttcCACCTAAAGTCAAGAGGAAGCCAGAA GTGATGTATGCAGTGATTTCACAAGGTGCACTGAAGCAGCAGGGAGCCACGAGACAGCCTGCCCAATCTGCAACTGTCTACTCATCCCTCAGATTTGACAACCACTAA